The genomic region CGGAGTCTATTCAATTCGACCAAAATCTACTAGTGGCAGAAAGACCcgaaaaaattgtttaCCTAGATGTTTTCTCCTTAAAAATCCTCTATAATAAGCTTCATCCGTTCCACTATGCATTTAAATTGCCCCGTTCTTCGTTTAATGATGACGTATCGAGTTTAACAACATCGGAGACTGatctgaaagaaaatcaactgTTGTCTAGATTGTTGGACGTGCTAAATTGGGATGCTAATGCAAGTAGCCAAGGATTACCACGTGAACAATTAAGCAATCGCTTACAAAATTTACTACGGGAGAAACCATCATCTTTTCAACTTGCTAAAGAAAGAGCCAAATATACGACTAAGGTTATTGAGTATATTCCCACATGTAGTGACTATTCACATGCATCTCTATTGTCGACTTCAGTGTACATTGTTAATAACaaaattgtttctttaCAATGGTCGAAAATATCAGCATGCCAAGAGAACCATCCAGGATTAATAGACTGTATTCaatcaaaaattcatttcATTCCCAATATAAAACCACAAACAGATACTTCCTTAGGGGATTGTTCCTATTTGGATACATGCCACAAATTAAATAGCTGTCGATACGTTCATTATTTGCAATATATCCCTTCATGTTTACAAGAGCGAGCTGACCATGAGACTGCAAAAgagaataagaaaatagaGTCTAACGTTTCCATTCCATTTTATACTCTGGGTAATTGCTCCGCACATTCCATCAAAAAGGCTTTGCCTGCACAATGGATTCGTTGCGATGTACGGAAATTcgatttcaaaattttggGAAAGTTTTCGGTAGTTATTGCAGACCCTGCATGGAACATACATATGAACTTACCATACGGTACTTGCAACGATATTGAACTGTTAGGTTTACCCTTGCACGAACTACAAGATGAAggaattatttttctttgggtAACGGGAAGGGCTATTGAACTAGGAaaagaatctttgaataacTGGGGGTACAATGTAATAAACGAAGTTTCTTGGATAAAAACTAATCAATTGGGTAGGACAATTGTTACAGGTCGAACGGGACATTGGCTAAATCATTCTAAGGAGCATTTATTGGTAGGCTTGAAGGGAAATCCAAAATGGATCAACAAGCATATTGACATTGATCTAATCGTATCAATGACTAGAGAGACTAGTAGGAAGCCTGATGAACTATACGGTATAGCCGAAAGGTTGGCGGGAACACATGCGAGAAAACTGGAGATATTTGGAAGAGATCACAATACCAGGCCAGGCTGGTTCACTATCGGGAATCAACTCACAGGAAATTGCATATATGAAATGGATGTTGAAAGAAAGTACCAGGAATTTATGAAATATAGAACCGGAAACAGCAACACcggtaataaaaaattcgATAAAAAGTCCAGCTCAAATCCACAGCAGCACTATTGGAATAATATGAACATGAACGGTGGTAAATATTATATGGAAACCAAGCAGGATAccataaacaaaaaacaaaatcttCCAGAATCcaaacagcaacagcagcagcaattCCAATCATTAAATAATCTATATTTTGCTCAGTAAGGCTTTACATATTCCTTTCAAATACTAATCGCATTGcgtaaaaaaattttaggTCGATGAACGTACAACAGTACGTGGATAAGAACTGTTGGCCTGTATTGGACGATCAAGAAATAGAGAAGGATACTATTTGTCTTCTATAATTTACTATCCGAGTCCGTGTACTTTTTTACATCAGACATTATTTACGTTA from Saccharomyces mikatae IFO 1815 strain IFO1815 genome assembly, chromosome: 7 harbors:
- the IME4 gene encoding mRNA (N6-adenosine)-methyltransferase (similar to Saccharomyces cerevisiae IME4 (YGL192W); ancestral locus Anc_8.152); its protein translation is MINDKLVYFLIQNYDDILRAPLSGQLKDVYSLYVSGGYNDCVEDLSDGKSDLLQFEQFWNDIEDIVFATPESIQFDQNLLVAERPEKIVYLDVFSLKILYNKLHPFHYAFKLPRSSFNDDVSSLTTSETDLKENQLLSRLLDVLNWDANASSQGLPREQLSNRLQNLLREKPSSFQLAKERAKYTTKVIEYIPTCSDYSHASLLSTSVYIVNNKIVSLQWSKISACQENHPGLIDCIQSKIHFIPNIKPQTDTSLGDCSYLDTCHKLNSCRYVHYLQYIPSCLQERADHETAKENKKIESNVSIPFYTLGNCSAHSIKKALPAQWIRCDVRKFDFKILGKFSVVIADPAWNIHMNLPYGTCNDIELLGLPLHELQDEGIIFLWVTGRAIELGKESLNNWGYNVINEVSWIKTNQLGRTIVTGRTGHWLNHSKEHLLVGLKGNPKWINKHIDIDLIVSMTRETSRKPDELYGIAERLAGTHARKLEIFGRDHNTRPGWFTIGNQLTGNCIYEMDVERKYQEFMKYRTGNSNTGNKKFDKKSSSNPQQHYWNNMNMNGGKYYMETKQDTINKKQNLPESKQQQQQQFQSLNNLYFAQ